The proteins below come from a single Acidobacteriota bacterium genomic window:
- the trxB gene encoding thioredoxin-disulfide reductase — MVRNVVIIGSGCAGLTAAIYAGRANLNPLVVRGHEAGGQLTLTTLVENYPGFPKGVQGPELIELMQKQAEEFGAECREGQVTRADLSRRPFSLDVDKETIETQALIVATGASAKLLGLESERKLLGHGVSTCATCDGYFYRGKDVVVVGGGDTAAEDALFLTRYAKQVTVVHRRGQLRASKIMQKRMFDNKIINPVWNTVVTDVLDPARGEVTGVRLKNVETGEEAVRDVHGVFIAIGHSPNTGLFKGQLEMNDVGYLVTHDGSHTNVPGVFAAGDCRDHIYRQAVTAAGTGCMAAMDAEKFLAESSHAK; from the coding sequence ATGGTGCGAAATGTTGTGATTATCGGGTCGGGTTGCGCGGGACTGACGGCGGCAATCTACGCCGGCCGCGCCAATCTGAATCCTCTGGTGGTTCGCGGGCATGAGGCTGGAGGCCAGCTCACGCTCACCACACTGGTTGAAAATTATCCCGGTTTCCCCAAAGGTGTCCAGGGGCCCGAGCTGATTGAACTGATGCAAAAGCAGGCGGAGGAGTTCGGTGCGGAATGCCGGGAAGGGCAGGTCACCCGCGCCGATCTTTCAAGGCGCCCCTTTTCACTGGACGTGGACAAGGAAACGATCGAAACGCAGGCTCTGATTGTGGCAACGGGCGCCTCGGCCAAGCTGCTGGGCCTTGAATCCGAGCGCAAGCTGCTGGGCCACGGTGTTTCAACCTGCGCCACCTGTGATGGTTACTTCTACCGCGGCAAGGACGTAGTGGTGGTCGGCGGCGGGGACACTGCGGCAGAGGACGCGCTGTTTCTTACGCGTTATGCAAAGCAGGTAACCGTGGTGCACCGGCGCGGCCAACTGCGTGCCTCAAAGATCATGCAGAAACGCATGTTCGACAACAAGATCATCAATCCCGTCTGGAACACGGTGGTGACCGATGTGCTCGACCCTGCCAGGGGCGAAGTGACAGGCGTCCGGTTGAAAAACGTCGAAACGGGAGAAGAAGCGGTCAGAGATGTTCACGGCGTCTTCATTGCCATTGGGCATTCCCCCAACACCGGGCTTTTTAAGGGCCAGCTTGAAATGAACGACGTGGGCTACCTGGTGACGCATGATGGTTCACACACGAACGTCCCAGGCGTTTTTGCAGCCGGCGACTGCCGCGACCACATCTACCGGCAGGCAGTGACGGCAGCAGGCACGGGCTGCATGGCAGCAATGGACGCTGAAAAGTTCCTGGCTGAAAGTTCGCACGCGAAGTAA
- a CDS encoding ATP-binding cassette domain-containing protein: MAFIEVENLTRRYGASVAALREVSFSVDKGEWIAVMGPSGSGKSTLMNILGGLDSPSGGSIRVGGEEVGKLSSADLARFRAEKIGFVFQQFHLVPYLTAVENVMLAQYFHSMAEESEAREALVRVGLSDRIHHLPSQLSGGEQQRVCVARALINQPNLILADEPTGNLDEVNETLVMGLFTELHREGHTIVMVTHDPEIGRMAERRIELHHGKLTEVSVFPAYEQELIENLLKAVWHYEEDSGKEVFRSSALPEFTQNRATFLLMAQEELVRLDPDDMISFTAQGRRRANEVIRRHRLSERLFYEMFQIHEDLLDENACKIEHSLSTEVTEKLCVFLKHPQTCPHGSPIPPGVCCLRR, translated from the coding sequence TTGGCTTTTATTGAAGTTGAAAATCTGACCCGGCGATACGGCGCGTCCGTCGCAGCCCTGAGGGAGGTTTCTTTCTCCGTAGACAAGGGAGAGTGGATCGCCGTGATGGGCCCTTCTGGATCGGGCAAGAGCACCCTGATGAACATCCTTGGCGGACTCGATTCGCCGAGCGGGGGTTCAATTCGGGTAGGCGGCGAAGAAGTCGGCAAGCTTTCTTCTGCCGATCTCGCCCGTTTCCGCGCCGAAAAGATCGGCTTCGTCTTCCAGCAATTCCATCTGGTACCTTACCTTACGGCGGTTGAAAACGTGATGCTGGCGCAATATTTCCACAGCATGGCGGAAGAATCGGAGGCACGCGAAGCGCTGGTGCGGGTGGGACTGAGCGACCGGATTCATCACCTGCCCTCGCAGTTGTCCGGCGGCGAACAGCAGCGAGTTTGCGTGGCGCGGGCGCTTATCAACCAGCCCAATTTGATTCTTGCCGACGAACCCACCGGAAATCTGGATGAAGTGAACGAAACGCTGGTGATGGGCCTTTTCACTGAGCTGCATCGCGAGGGCCACACCATCGTGATGGTAACGCACGACCCTGAAATCGGCCGCATGGCAGAGCGCCGCATCGAGCTCCATCATGGAAAGCTCACGGAGGTTTCGGTCTTCCCGGCTTACGAGCAGGAGCTGATCGAAAACCTTCTTAAAGCCGTCTGGCACTACGAAGAAGATTCGGGCAAGGAGGTTTTCCGCTCTTCCGCCCTTCCGGAGTTTACCCAGAACCGTGCCACTTTCCTGCTGATGGCCCAGGAAGAGCTGGTGCGACTTGACCCGGATGACATGATTTCATTCACCGCCCAGGGCCGGCGGCGAGCCAATGAGGTGATCCGCCGCCACCGGCTTTCCGAGCGGCTGTTTTACGAGATGTTCCAGATCCACGAAGATCTGCTGGATGAAAATGCCTGCAAGATTGAACACAGCCTGAGCACGGAAGTCACCGAAAAGCTCTGCGTCTTCCTCAAACACCCCCAGACCTGCCCGCACGGCTCTCCGATCCCGCCGGGAGTCTGCTGCCTCAGGCGCTGA
- a CDS encoding O-methyltransferase yields the protein MPRIFEPQAEAYINSLLPARDAVLRKMESYAAKHDVPIVGPACARVLLQLALLVRARRVFEMGSAIGYSTVWLARAVGPRGKVFYTDGDPANAERARAYLREAGVLGRVKIMVGDALESLKVTPGQFDLIFNDVSKTQYPEVFKLAVPRVRVGGLFITDNVLWHGKVAQPAAADDAETRAVQKFNRLVYKSPDLLTTIVPLRDGLAVCLKQK from the coding sequence ATGCCAAGGATTTTTGAACCGCAAGCTGAGGCTTATATCAATTCGCTGCTGCCAGCGCGGGATGCTGTACTTCGCAAGATGGAAAGCTACGCCGCGAAGCATGATGTTCCCATCGTGGGGCCGGCGTGCGCCCGCGTGCTTCTTCAACTGGCGCTGCTGGTTCGCGCGCGCCGGGTGTTTGAGATGGGCTCAGCCATTGGGTATTCAACGGTGTGGTTGGCCCGGGCCGTCGGGCCGCGCGGAAAAGTTTTCTATACAGACGGCGATCCGGCTAATGCCGAGCGCGCGCGGGCCTATCTGCGCGAGGCGGGAGTGCTGGGCCGCGTGAAAATCATGGTGGGCGACGCGCTTGAATCACTGAAGGTGACGCCGGGGCAGTTTGACCTGATTTTCAATGATGTTTCCAAGACGCAATATCCTGAAGTATTCAAACTGGCGGTTCCAAGGGTGCGCGTGGGAGGGTTGTTTATAACCGACAACGTGCTGTGGCATGGAAAAGTGGCGCAGCCTGCCGCCGCGGATGATGCGGAAACCCGCGCCGTACAGAAGTTCAACAGGCTCGTTTACAAATCGCCGGACCTTTTGACCACGATTGTTCCGCTCCGCGACGGGCTGGCCGTGTGCTTAAAACAGAAATGA
- a CDS encoding ABC transporter permease, giving the protein MRKIWLVVKREYITRVRTKAFILGTLALPILSIAFLLISILLSGGSSGNSVRIVIIDEAGGIGDAVESALMENKSAAQPKTQVAQVVEQPTPQLMAYFNSQIKNDEIEGILVLPKGLLNGTSAAEFYTRSMRAAALIGPLEQAVSTVIISRRLSAEGKKVGGMKNVFDLVRVQLVNPSLQKEEDPAETNFTIAIIAGMVLYMTLIVYGMSTMHSVMEEKSTRMIEILVSSVKPFDLLAGKILSVGAVALTQYLVWAVAVGVLFASAASVTAFVRPGATTPGISLSPSLLIYLVVFFLAGYFLYSALYAAAGAIVSNDEEARQAQMPLTLMILCSFMLFNVILNNPNSTLSVILSMTPFLSPILMTLRVAMQTPPLWQIILALAFSIATTIYTIRLSAKIYRVGILMYGKRPTLKELRRWLRYS; this is encoded by the coding sequence ATGCGTAAGATCTGGCTTGTCGTCAAGCGCGAATACATTACCCGGGTACGCACCAAAGCCTTCATTCTGGGGACCCTCGCACTCCCGATTCTCTCGATAGCGTTTCTGCTGATTTCAATACTCCTCTCGGGAGGAAGTTCCGGAAATTCAGTGAGAATTGTCATCATAGATGAAGCCGGGGGAATCGGGGATGCTGTCGAGAGTGCACTGATGGAGAACAAATCGGCGGCTCAGCCCAAAACTCAGGTTGCCCAGGTTGTGGAACAACCGACGCCGCAGCTCATGGCGTATTTCAATTCCCAGATTAAGAACGATGAAATTGAAGGTATCCTGGTGCTGCCGAAAGGGCTGTTAAACGGGACGTCTGCAGCGGAGTTCTATACGAGGAGCATGCGCGCAGCGGCCCTGATTGGACCCCTTGAACAAGCTGTGAGCACGGTTATCATTTCGCGCAGGTTGAGTGCAGAGGGGAAAAAGGTCGGTGGAATGAAGAACGTTTTCGACCTTGTGCGGGTTCAGTTAGTGAACCCTTCTTTACAGAAGGAAGAAGACCCCGCCGAGACCAATTTCACCATCGCCATCATCGCTGGCATGGTGCTATACATGACTTTGATAGTTTATGGGATGTCGACCATGCACTCCGTGATGGAGGAAAAATCGACCCGCATGATTGAAATCCTGGTTTCCTCCGTCAAGCCGTTCGACCTGCTGGCGGGGAAGATCCTGAGCGTTGGGGCCGTAGCGCTCACGCAATACCTGGTGTGGGCGGTTGCTGTCGGCGTGCTGTTTGCTTCGGCGGCAAGCGTCACAGCATTTGTGCGTCCCGGGGCCACCACTCCCGGCATCAGCCTTTCGCCCAGCCTGTTGATCTATCTGGTCGTCTTTTTTCTGGCAGGCTACTTCCTCTACTCGGCGCTTTACGCGGCGGCCGGCGCTATCGTTTCAAACGACGAAGAAGCTCGCCAGGCACAGATGCCTCTCACCCTGATGATTCTATGCAGTTTCATGCTATTCAACGTGATCCTGAACAATCCTAATTCCACGCTTTCCGTTATCCTATCAATGACGCCATTCCTCTCACCCATTCTGATGACCCTCCGCGTGGCCATGCAGACTCCGCCTTTGTGGCAGATTATTCTGGCGCTTGCGTTTTCCATTGCAACCACCATCTACACGATCCGCCTCTCGGCCAAGATTTACCGGGTCGGCATCCTGATGTACGGGAAGCGGCCAACGTTGAAGGAATTACGCCGCTGGCTGAGGTATTCTTGA
- a CDS encoding FAD-dependent oxidoreductase: MRMKRRVFLQNSLAGLGGVIFAGSRAFAAAKAYDVVVYGATASGVAAAVAAARQGARAALVEPGTHLGGMVSGGLGHTDTGRIETIGGISLEFFKRVGRHYNQPVAWDFEPHVAEDVFKTMAREARVNVVYDTCLRERGAVQRKDNRITSITMENGEVFSGQVFIDASYEGDLMAQSGVTFTWGREGRNQYDESFAGVRDGHRYAGHWFEVPVSAYDSRHQLLPYVYRGPRGKAGTADKKVQAYNFRMCLTKDKSNQIPIPRPDNYNPHDYELLTRLIAATVEAKKSLPRLGELIIISNLPNGKADINNHGAFSTDYIGRNWDYPNASYERRGESWREHANYTAGFFYYLGHDHRVPSELRKEVLKWGLAKDEFTDTGSWPFQLYVRESRRMVGEYVMVQRDLGTEATKPDAVGMGSYNTDSHNVQRYVDEKGNVQNEGDVEVPTVPFQIPYRVLLPKREECGNLLVPVCASASHIGYGALRLEPVYMIMGEAAGVAATMAADRSQAVQTVDSGALAKELTKRGAVMEWTNPERLQLKPVV; the protein is encoded by the coding sequence ATGAGAATGAAGCGACGGGTTTTCCTGCAGAATTCGTTGGCTGGGTTGGGTGGCGTAATTTTCGCTGGTTCGCGGGCCTTTGCCGCAGCCAAAGCTTACGACGTGGTGGTTTATGGGGCGACGGCATCGGGCGTTGCAGCAGCGGTGGCAGCGGCGCGGCAGGGAGCGCGGGCGGCGCTGGTTGAGCCCGGCACTCATCTGGGAGGGATGGTTTCCGGAGGGCTGGGCCACACCGATACGGGGAGGATTGAAACCATCGGCGGCATCTCGCTGGAATTTTTCAAGCGCGTGGGGCGGCACTACAACCAGCCCGTCGCCTGGGATTTTGAGCCGCATGTGGCCGAGGACGTATTCAAGACGATGGCACGCGAGGCCAGGGTGAACGTGGTATATGACACTTGCCTGCGCGAGCGCGGCGCCGTGCAGAGGAAAGACAACCGCATCACAAGCATCACCATGGAAAACGGCGAAGTTTTCTCCGGCCAGGTTTTTATTGACGCAAGCTACGAAGGCGACCTGATGGCGCAATCCGGCGTGACGTTTACCTGGGGGCGCGAGGGCCGGAACCAGTACGATGAATCCTTTGCCGGAGTGCGCGACGGGCACAGATACGCCGGCCACTGGTTTGAGGTCCCGGTGTCGGCATACGATTCACGGCACCAGCTGCTCCCATACGTCTACCGGGGCCCGCGTGGTAAGGCCGGGACGGCCGACAAAAAAGTGCAGGCGTACAACTTCCGCATGTGCCTGACGAAGGACAAGAGCAATCAAATCCCGATTCCGAGGCCGGACAATTATAATCCGCATGACTATGAACTGCTGACCCGGCTGATAGCTGCGACGGTCGAGGCGAAAAAAAGCCTTCCGCGGCTGGGAGAGCTGATTATTATTTCTAACTTGCCGAACGGCAAAGCGGACATCAACAATCACGGGGCCTTTTCAACGGACTATATCGGCAGGAACTGGGATTATCCGAACGCCAGCTACGAGCGCCGGGGCGAATCATGGCGCGAACACGCGAATTACACGGCCGGATTCTTTTACTATCTTGGCCACGACCATCGCGTGCCCAGCGAGTTGCGCAAGGAGGTACTGAAATGGGGCCTGGCGAAGGATGAATTCACCGACACGGGAAGCTGGCCGTTCCAGCTCTATGTGCGGGAATCGCGGCGCATGGTGGGCGAATACGTGATGGTACAGCGCGATCTTGGGACGGAGGCGACAAAGCCCGACGCCGTTGGAATGGGCTCATACAACACGGACTCGCACAACGTGCAGCGCTATGTAGATGAAAAGGGCAACGTCCAGAACGAGGGCGACGTGGAGGTCCCGACCGTCCCGTTCCAGATTCCTTACCGTGTGCTGTTGCCCAAACGCGAGGAGTGTGGCAACCTGCTGGTTCCAGTGTGCGCTTCGGCTTCGCACATCGGCTACGGCGCACTGCGGCTGGAGCCAGTCTATATGATTATGGGAGAAGCGGCCGGCGTAGCGGCAACCATGGCGGCTGACAGGAGCCAGGCGGTGCAGACAGTCGATTCGGGTGCGCTGGCAAAGGAGTTGACCAAGCGCGGAGCCGTGATGGAGTGGACCAATCCGGAGCGTCTGCAACTGAAGCCCGTTGTTTGA
- a CDS encoding tetratricopeptide repeat protein, producing the protein MDPVKKPEFELIQIDPIRQFEAITDCPDEQIDLAEAALAIAVTEYPRLDPAPFIEKLDRLAARIEADPTFSALANIAAINRVLFEEEEFRGNTKEYDDPRNSYLNDVLERKKGIPITLSLVYTEVARRKGVPVAGVGFPGHFLVKHPGPPAEIIIDPFHCGAVLSNSDCSALLREHFGPETELKPEYFATCTKKQILARMLNNLKGTYYRRRDYSKVLTMIELSLATREDVLTNVRDRGMVFFAMRRYSDAVRELKVYLKLAESEDPEVQEVLQMVGRLKGMMN; encoded by the coding sequence TTGGATCCCGTCAAAAAACCGGAGTTTGAGTTGATTCAGATCGACCCCATTCGCCAATTTGAGGCAATCACAGACTGTCCCGACGAGCAGATTGACCTCGCAGAAGCAGCCTTGGCCATTGCCGTCACCGAATACCCCAGGCTTGATCCTGCGCCCTTCATCGAGAAGCTCGACCGGCTGGCCGCCCGCATCGAGGCCGACCCGACATTTTCGGCGCTGGCTAACATCGCAGCCATCAACAGAGTCCTGTTTGAGGAAGAAGAATTCAGGGGCAACACAAAAGAGTACGATGATCCCCGCAACAGCTATCTGAACGACGTGTTGGAGCGCAAAAAGGGAATTCCGATCACGCTCTCTCTGGTGTACACGGAAGTTGCGCGGCGAAAGGGAGTGCCTGTGGCCGGGGTGGGATTCCCGGGCCATTTTCTGGTGAAGCACCCCGGACCGCCAGCGGAGATTATCATCGATCCCTTCCATTGTGGGGCCGTGCTCTCCAACTCTGACTGCTCGGCCCTGCTCAGGGAACACTTCGGGCCTGAGACGGAGCTCAAGCCGGAATATTTTGCCACTTGCACTAAAAAGCAGATCCTTGCGCGCATGCTCAACAATCTGAAAGGGACGTATTACCGGCGCCGCGATTATTCCAAAGTCCTCACCATGATCGAGCTTTCACTTGCCACCCGTGAGGACGTTCTTACCAACGTTCGCGACCGGGGAATGGTCTTCTTTGCCATGCGCCGCTATTCCGACGCCGTCAGAGAATTGAAGGTGTATCTGAAGCTGGCAGAAAGCGAAGACCCCGAGGTCCAGGAAGTCCTCCAAATGGTTGGGCGCCTCAAAGGCATGATGAATTGA
- a CDS encoding ATP-binding cassette domain-containing protein: protein MNAVSLEKVTKRYDSFDAVRCLTMEIKEGAVFGLLGPNGAGKTTTLRMIVRILIPDEGSVEVLGQPLSERTQDLIGYLPEERGLYRQMRLLEILRFLGALKGLSEAESERRARVWLDRLGLGDRFNDEVNSLSRGMQQKIQFIAAIIHRPQLVILDEPFTGLDPVNAAIIKDVMLELRNQGATIILSTHRMDQVEQMCDSICLMNKGQKLLDGDLKAIKKSYGNNTVRMEFVGDQAFLQLPAVIERVNSYGEMVDITLRPGADAQQILRSAVERGVQVRRFELIEPPLNDIFIEKVSERNA, encoded by the coding sequence ATGAATGCAGTAAGCCTTGAGAAAGTCACAAAGCGCTACGATTCCTTCGATGCGGTCAGATGCCTGACGATGGAAATCAAGGAGGGCGCCGTCTTTGGGCTGCTCGGGCCGAACGGCGCGGGCAAAACCACGACGCTGCGCATGATTGTCCGCATCCTGATTCCCGACGAGGGATCGGTCGAGGTTCTGGGCCAGCCGCTGAGCGAACGGACGCAGGACCTGATCGGGTACCTGCCGGAAGAACGCGGCCTCTACCGGCAGATGCGACTGCTAGAAATCCTTCGGTTCCTGGGAGCGCTGAAAGGTCTTTCGGAAGCAGAATCGGAGCGCCGCGCGCGGGTCTGGCTCGATCGGCTGGGGCTGGGGGACCGGTTTAACGACGAGGTTAACAGCCTGTCACGCGGCATGCAGCAGAAAATTCAGTTTATTGCCGCTATTATTCACCGGCCGCAGCTGGTTATCCTGGATGAGCCTTTCACCGGGCTCGATCCTGTGAACGCCGCCATCATCAAAGACGTCATGTTGGAGCTGCGCAATCAGGGCGCCACCATCATCCTTTCGACCCACCGCATGGACCAGGTGGAGCAGATGTGCGATTCCATCTGCCTGATGAACAAAGGGCAGAAGCTTCTGGATGGCGACCTGAAAGCCATCAAGAAATCTTACGGCAACAACACGGTCCGGATGGAGTTTGTCGGCGACCAGGCTTTCCTGCAGCTCCCCGCCGTCATTGAAAGAGTGAACTCGTACGGCGAGATGGTTGACATCACACTGCGTCCAGGGGCCGACGCCCAGCAGATCCTGAGGAGCGCCGTAGAGCGCGGCGTTCAGGTCCGCCGTTTTGAGCTGATTGAACCTCCGTTGAACGATATCTTTATTGAAAAAGTTTCGGAGCGAAATGCGTAA